The following proteins are encoded in a genomic region of Sesamum indicum cultivar Zhongzhi No. 13 linkage group LG8, S_indicum_v1.0, whole genome shotgun sequence:
- the LOC110012412 gene encoding uncharacterized protein LOC110012412, producing the protein MGSYSESFSNATAQEKRDDDEDGVVNQRPPPRKRRVPGGGRGRAERVVARRAAAPSPEKRGQVAPLRPARGRPMAGQPRNVAEENGRRRDPGEGSGRKSPVRRVEEGGRRNVGDEKSAATPEPPNDVVAAEEAESLENPVVSLECFIFL; encoded by the coding sequence ATGGGTAGTTATAGTGAGAGCTTCTCGAATGCGACGGCGCAGGAGAAGCGAGACGACGACGAGGACGGCGTGGTCAACCAGAGGCCTCCGCCGAGGAAGCGGCGAGTGCCCGGCGGAGGGAGGGGGAGGGCGGAGAGGGTCGTCGCTAGAAGGGCTGCGGCACCTTCCCCGGAGAAGAGGGGTCAGGTCGCCCCGTTAAGGCCAGCTCGCGGAAGGCCAATGGCGGGGCAGCCGCGGAATGTGGCGGAGGAAAACGGGCGGCGTCGGGACCCCGGTGAGGGTTCCGGCAGGAAGTCGCCGGTGAGACGGGTCGAGGAGGGTGGGCGCCGGAATGTGGGTGATGAGAAGAGTGCGGCTACGCCGGAACCTCCTAACGACGTCGTAGCAGCGGAGGAAGCCGAGTCGCTTGAGAACCCTGTTGTTTCTTTAGAGtgcttcattttcttgtgA